The following are encoded together in the bacterium genome:
- a CDS encoding heavy-metal-associated domain-containing protein, with translation MRRVVLSVPGISCEHCERVVSGALTPLQGVRSVKVNIPAAQVEVEYDEVKADVERMKQVLADEDYPVQAVVER, from the coding sequence ATGCGAAGGGTCGTCTTGAGCGTCCCGGGTATTTCCTGCGAGCACTGCGAACGCGTCGTCAGCGGCGCCCTCACCCCGTTGCAGGGTGTCCGGAGCGTCAAGGTCAACATCCCGGCAGCGCAGGTGGAGGTCGAGTACGACGAGGTGAAGGCCGACGTCGAGCGGATGAAACAGGTACTGGCGGACGAGGATTATCCGGTGCAGGCGGTGGTGGAACGGTAA
- a CDS encoding ABC transporter substrate-binding protein, with the protein MRRMLVLLVAVLMFITSWASAASPPLKRITVAESTEVRPSHAWALETDDAEHLSRTSVCETLVKIDVDGRLTPGLAESWQRTDQTTWQFKLRSGVKFQNGEPFNAQAVITALNHIRSVPTLPRGFTANTITSVNAAGDMAVVIRTGAPDTLLPNRLFSYNTCILAPSAYKAGAQPNPLGTGTGPFVLTQAAQDVLKLMKNKNYWGGPVTIDEATWLFVPDGVVRAGMVRTGEADIANNVPVSQVPLLEKDARVTVMRSPDPRTVTFYFNVSRRPFTDVRVRRAIQYAIDKKAIVNSILEGIGQPAVGPFAPTEKTWLNSRLKGYPYDPQRAKTLLAEAGYKPGDLKFALLTYPSRAELPPTAEAIQKMLKDVGIVADLQVKPLVDEDAVAGKFDTLLLSRGHLVDVYDPEGFLTADYSCKGTYNISQYCNPRVDAFLAQVRDARVPEARYNLYRQIQSVLVDDEAVSVFVYHPITIVAHDKKVLNYRQYPLTRYILTPTLDIAR; encoded by the coding sequence ATGAGGAGGATGCTGGTCCTGCTCGTCGCGGTTCTGATGTTCATTACGTCTTGGGCATCGGCGGCCTCGCCGCCGCTCAAGCGGATCACGGTCGCCGAGTCGACCGAGGTCCGACCGTCCCACGCGTGGGCGCTGGAGACCGACGACGCGGAGCACCTTTCGCGGACGAGTGTGTGCGAAACGCTGGTGAAGATCGACGTCGACGGACGGCTTACCCCCGGCCTCGCCGAATCCTGGCAACGGACCGACCAGACGACCTGGCAATTCAAGCTGCGCTCAGGCGTGAAGTTTCAAAACGGGGAACCGTTCAATGCTCAGGCGGTCATCACCGCGCTGAATCATATCCGAAGCGTGCCGACCCTCCCCCGAGGCTTCACGGCCAATACCATCACGTCCGTCAATGCGGCAGGGGATATGGCGGTGGTCATTCGCACGGGCGCTCCGGATACGCTGCTGCCCAACCGGTTGTTCTCGTACAACACCTGCATCCTCGCGCCGTCGGCCTACAAAGCGGGGGCGCAGCCGAATCCGCTGGGCACCGGCACGGGTCCGTTTGTCCTCACGCAGGCGGCCCAAGACGTCTTGAAGCTCATGAAAAACAAGAACTATTGGGGTGGCCCCGTGACCATCGATGAGGCCACTTGGCTGTTCGTGCCCGACGGCGTCGTGCGGGCAGGGATGGTGCGAACCGGTGAGGCCGATATTGCGAACAACGTCCCAGTGTCTCAGGTCCCATTGCTCGAGAAGGACGCGAGAGTCACCGTGATGAGGTCACCGGATCCCCGCACGGTTACCTTTTACTTCAATGTCAGCCGGCGGCCCTTTACCGACGTGCGCGTCCGCCGCGCGATACAGTACGCGATCGACAAGAAGGCGATTGTGAACAGCATCCTCGAGGGCATCGGCCAGCCCGCTGTTGGGCCCTTTGCGCCCACCGAGAAAACGTGGTTGAATTCGCGGCTCAAGGGGTATCCGTACGACCCGCAGCGGGCGAAGACACTACTGGCCGAGGCGGGCTACAAGCCGGGCGACCTGAAGTTCGCCCTGTTGACCTACCCGAGCCGAGCGGAGCTACCGCCGACGGCGGAAGCGATCCAGAAGATGCTGAAAGACGTCGGGATTGTTGCCGATTTGCAGGTGAAGCCTCTCGTCGATGAAGATGCCGTCGCCGGAAAATTCGACACACTGTTGCTCTCGCGCGGTCATCTCGTCGACGTCTACGATCCGGAAGGGTTCCTGACCGCGGACTACTCCTGCAAGGGGACGTACAATATCAGTCAGTATTGCAACCCGAGGGTTGACGCCTTTCTCGCACAAGTCAGGGACGCGCGTGTCCCCGAGGCGCGGTACAATCTGTACCGGCAGATCCAATCCGTCCTCGTCGATGACGAGGCCGTCAGCGTGTTCGTGTACCATCCGATCACGATCGTCGCCCATGACAAAAAGGTGCTCAACTACAGGCAGTATCCGCTTACCCGGTACATCTTGACCCCAACGCTGGACATCGCCCGGTAG
- a CDS encoding ABC transporter permease, with protein MCGLVVRRLAVLPILLMFVSLLVFFLPRLAGVDPTFAILHARVPDRNPDPEVLQRIRVELGLDRPMPFRFLNWLERLGRGDLGYSYVTRQPVAGLLREGLSVTATLVGLCLALAVAVAIPLGVVAAVRPGKWLDNLIAIASQVGVAVPEYWIALLLILLFAQRLGWLPSAGWRGPAYMIMPVLTLAFRPIAYFAWATRAAVIEAMKMDYIRAARARGLTRTQTIWVHALRNALIPVVTLVALWLAGMLGGSVIVEVIFGIPGIGLVLYSAVLATDLPLIQAGLVFLISLAVVINTLADLAYVALNPAIRLARPQP; from the coding sequence ATGTGCGGTCTGGTGGTCCGACGGCTGGCCGTCTTGCCGATACTGTTGATGTTCGTGTCGCTATTGGTCTTTTTCTTGCCGCGCCTGGCCGGCGTGGATCCGACGTTTGCTATTCTGCATGCTCGCGTACCGGATCGCAACCCGGACCCCGAGGTGCTCCAACGAATCCGCGTGGAGCTCGGCTTGGATCGCCCGATGCCGTTCAGGTTTCTCAACTGGCTCGAGCGTCTTGGGCGCGGTGATTTGGGCTACTCCTACGTGACTCGGCAGCCCGTGGCCGGGCTGCTCCGCGAAGGTCTGTCCGTCACCGCGACACTCGTGGGCCTGTGCCTCGCCCTGGCGGTTGCCGTGGCGATTCCGCTCGGCGTCGTCGCGGCGGTCCGGCCGGGTAAATGGCTGGACAACCTCATTGCGATCGCGTCTCAGGTCGGGGTCGCCGTGCCCGAATACTGGATCGCGCTACTGCTGATCCTCCTATTTGCGCAGAGGTTGGGCTGGCTGCCGTCGGCCGGCTGGCGCGGTCCGGCTTACATGATCATGCCGGTCCTGACACTGGCGTTCCGCCCCATCGCGTACTTCGCATGGGCCACGCGGGCTGCCGTCATCGAGGCGATGAAGATGGACTATATCCGGGCGGCCAGGGCGCGCGGCCTGACCCGGACGCAAACCATTTGGGTACACGCGTTGCGGAACGCCCTGATTCCCGTCGTCACGCTGGTGGCGCTATGGTTGGCCGGCATGTTGGGCGGATCCGTGATCGTGGAGGTCATCTTTGGGATTCCCGGGATCGGGTTGGTGCTCTACAGTGCCGTGCTGGCGACCGACCTGCCACTGATCCAAGCGGGTTTGGTGTTTCTGATCAGTCTGGCGGTGGTGATCAATACGCTGGCGGATCTCGCGTACGTCGCGCTCAACCCGGCGATCCGGCTGGCCCGGCCGCAACCCTAA
- a CDS encoding ABC transporter permease has translation MAGYPAAVRPDAEMGLRNVPRRSWHAAAVAGLGIFCLVVVVTVGAPLLARYDPIDQVLRDAFQPASAAHWLGTDRLGRDLFARIAYGGRFPLAITLVAVSVSAVFGTLIGAIVGRVGGAIEEIAMRLIDVFISFPSILVGFVIAALLKPGFATLVLAITVTDWTPFARLARAITLEINTRAYIEAASAVGATEPLILRKHVLHHLVGPVLAMGFLRFGHGLLTIAGLSYLGLGAPPPAPDWGAMLAEAQPYMVRFPILVLAPGLIIFVTALSVALAGRGLMLMFDAPHGAPRT, from the coding sequence ATGGCCGGCTACCCCGCCGCGGTGCGCCCGGATGCGGAGATGGGATTGCGCAACGTCCCGCGGCGGTCCTGGCACGCGGCGGCCGTCGCAGGCCTCGGGATCTTTTGTCTCGTCGTGGTCGTCACGGTGGGCGCCCCGCTGCTCGCGCGCTACGATCCTATCGACCAGGTTCTTCGCGATGCCTTCCAGCCGGCATCGGCGGCACATTGGCTCGGGACGGATCGGTTGGGACGGGACCTGTTTGCCCGGATCGCGTACGGTGGACGTTTCCCGTTGGCCATCACGCTTGTCGCCGTCTCGGTGTCTGCCGTTTTCGGCACGCTGATCGGCGCCATCGTCGGGCGGGTCGGCGGCGCGATCGAAGAAATCGCCATGCGGCTGATCGACGTGTTTATCTCGTTTCCGTCTATTCTCGTCGGCTTCGTGATCGCCGCGCTGCTGAAGCCGGGGTTCGCCACACTCGTGCTGGCGATTACCGTGACGGATTGGACGCCGTTCGCGCGCCTGGCGCGGGCCATTACGCTCGAGATCAATACCCGCGCCTATATTGAAGCGGCATCGGCGGTGGGAGCGACGGAGCCGCTCATACTGCGTAAGCACGTCCTTCATCATCTCGTGGGCCCCGTGCTCGCCATGGGCTTCCTTCGATTCGGACACGGCCTGCTGACCATCGCCGGGCTCTCGTACCTCGGCCTCGGTGCGCCGCCGCCGGCGCCGGACTGGGGCGCCATGCTGGCCGAGGCGCAGCCGTACATGGTGCGCTTCCCGATTCTGGTCCTCGCGCCGGGACTGATCATCTTCGTGACCGCGCTCAGCGTGGCGCTGGCCGGCCGCGGGTTGATGCTGATGTTCGATGCGCCGCACGGCGCTCCGCGCACGTGA
- a CDS encoding ABC transporter ATP-binding protein, with protein sequence MNLLEVRDLRTRFFCEEGVVKAVDGVDLTVRRGEILGLVGETGCGKSAIALSIMSLLDPPGRVVGGSIRLGGINLLGLPEAEMAKIRGNRVAMIFQQPQSSLDPVFKVGQHIVEAIRVHRAVPKCEAWRQAVELLREAGIPDPERLAHAYPHELSGGMAQRVMIAIALACRPDLVIADEPTTALDVTIQAQILDLLRSLRSRFGMAVIVITHDLGVIAEVADRVAVMYAGRIVEQTNVRSLFSEPRHPYTRGLIECMPRLDEVRDRLVVIPGAVPTLTDTAPGCRFASRCQARVLHNMSRCTELEPPLEAVSQGHEVRCWLYDRAAVVKPELPEAPGSSADCRPGLGALANGSSAARVSADRDSLVHPLLSVTDLFKRFPTSNGVFRRGGGTVRAVDGVSFEIREGETLALVGESGCGKTTVGRAILRLIPSTSGTVLFDGQDVLRANRTQLKALRRQMQIIFQDPSSSLDPRMQVGDSIGLGLLVNGVRGKERDAAVIATLRKVGLEPYHARRYPRELSGGQRQRIVIARALALRPKFIVCDEPVSALDVSVQSQILNLLRDLQEELRLSYLFIAHNLSVVNHIANRVAVMYLGKIVELADREELFRNPLHPYTRALMSAVPSTQPSAGRTRTVLNGDLPSQRNVPSGCRFHTRCPLAQARCAREEPMLKQVTPGHTAACWLV encoded by the coding sequence GTGAACCTGCTCGAGGTGCGCGACCTCCGGACGCGCTTCTTCTGCGAGGAAGGGGTCGTCAAGGCCGTCGACGGTGTCGATCTCACGGTCCGGCGCGGCGAGATTCTCGGACTCGTCGGCGAAACCGGGTGCGGAAAGAGCGCGATCGCGTTGTCAATTATGAGCCTGCTCGATCCGCCCGGCCGAGTCGTCGGCGGCTCGATCCGGCTCGGCGGCATCAATCTGCTCGGTCTTCCCGAGGCCGAGATGGCAAAGATTCGCGGAAACCGCGTCGCCATGATATTTCAGCAGCCGCAGTCCTCGCTGGACCCGGTGTTCAAAGTGGGTCAGCACATTGTCGAGGCCATTCGGGTGCATCGTGCCGTCCCGAAATGCGAGGCGTGGCGGCAGGCCGTCGAGCTGCTGCGTGAGGCCGGCATCCCGGATCCTGAACGCCTGGCCCATGCCTATCCGCACGAACTGTCGGGGGGCATGGCACAGCGGGTCATGATCGCCATCGCCCTGGCATGCAGGCCGGATCTAGTGATCGCCGATGAACCCACGACGGCGCTCGATGTGACGATTCAGGCGCAGATCCTGGACTTGCTGCGGAGTCTCCGCTCAAGATTCGGCATGGCCGTGATTGTCATCACGCACGACCTTGGCGTGATTGCCGAGGTGGCCGACCGCGTCGCCGTGATGTACGCGGGGCGTATCGTGGAGCAGACGAACGTCCGCAGCCTTTTCTCCGAGCCACGCCACCCGTACACGCGGGGATTGATCGAGTGCATGCCGCGGCTCGATGAGGTGCGCGACCGACTTGTCGTTATACCGGGCGCCGTTCCCACCCTGACGGACACGGCGCCTGGCTGTCGGTTCGCGTCACGCTGTCAGGCCCGCGTGCTGCACAACATGAGCCGGTGCACGGAGCTCGAACCGCCGCTGGAAGCCGTCTCTCAGGGACATGAGGTACGATGCTGGCTGTACGACCGGGCGGCGGTAGTCAAGCCTGAACTTCCCGAAGCTCCGGGGTCAAGTGCTGATTGCCGCCCCGGCCTCGGCGCGCTTGCCAACGGTTCGTCTGCCGCGCGCGTGTCTGCCGACCGGGATTCCCTCGTGCATCCGCTCCTTTCCGTCACCGATCTCTTCAAGCGCTTTCCCACGAGCAACGGCGTCTTTCGCCGCGGGGGCGGCACGGTACGAGCCGTGGACGGCGTGTCGTTCGAGATCCGCGAGGGCGAGACGCTCGCTCTCGTCGGCGAGTCGGGTTGCGGCAAGACCACCGTGGGCCGCGCGATCTTGCGACTGATTCCCTCCACGTCGGGAACGGTGCTCTTCGACGGCCAGGACGTCTTGCGGGCCAATCGGACCCAGCTCAAGGCGCTGCGGCGGCAGATGCAGATCATCTTCCAAGATCCCTCTTCGTCGCTTGATCCTCGCATGCAGGTGGGTGACAGCATCGGCCTGGGACTGTTGGTCAACGGCGTCAGGGGCAAGGAGCGGGACGCCGCGGTGATCGCCACGCTGCGCAAGGTGGGCCTGGAACCGTATCACGCGCGGCGCTATCCCCGTGAATTATCGGGCGGTCAACGGCAGCGCATCGTCATCGCAAGGGCGCTGGCCTTGCGTCCGAAGTTCATCGTCTGCGACGAACCGGTGTCGGCCCTCGACGTGTCCGTGCAGTCGCAGATTTTGAATCTCTTGCGCGATCTGCAGGAAGAGCTCCGGCTCAGTTATCTGTTCATCGCCCACAACCTGAGCGTGGTGAACCACATTGCCAACCGGGTGGCGGTCATGTACCTCGGCAAGATCGTCGAGCTCGCGGACCGGGAGGAGCTGTTCCGCAACCCCCTGCACCCGTACACGCGCGCCCTCATGTCCGCCGTTCCGTCAACGCAGCCATCGGCCGGACGGACGAGGACCGTGCTGAACGGCGATCTGCCGAGTCAGCGCAACGTGCCGTCTGGATGCCGTTTTCATACCCGCTGTCCGCTCGCCCAGGCGCGGTGTGCGCGGGAAGAGCCAATGCTGAAGCAGGTGACGCCCGGACACACGGCCGCTTGCTGGCTGGTGTAA